In one window of Pseudodesulfovibrio sediminis DNA:
- a CDS encoding ABC transporter permease — MAEKKLPGWVNAGLIPVLNLLTAFLVSGLVILAMGENPVDAFRYLVFGAFGYAEAIGYTLFYATNFIFTGLAVAVAFHCYLFNIGGEGQAYVGGLGIGLVCLYLGDLPFWMILPLTVLGGALFGAAWAAIPAYLQAKRGSHIVITTIMFNFIGSSVMTFLLVEWLKRPGSQLPETSHFPDQAFMPKLYELAGKFGIEMARSPLNLSLIIALLCCLGVWIFIWRTRWGYEMRAVGKNPDAAVYGGISPAKSIMIAMLVSGALAGLVGLNELMGVQHRVVINFTNGYGFVGIAIALMGRNHPVGILLASLLMGALFQGGAEVAFEMPNITRDMIWTIQGFVILFTGALEHMYRGRLESLFIRAEREAA, encoded by the coding sequence ATGGCAGAGAAGAAACTTCCCGGCTGGGTCAATGCCGGGCTCATCCCGGTCCTGAACCTGCTGACCGCATTTCTTGTTTCCGGTCTGGTCATTCTGGCCATGGGCGAGAATCCGGTGGATGCTTTCAGGTATCTGGTATTTGGTGCCTTCGGCTATGCCGAGGCCATCGGCTACACATTGTTCTACGCCACCAATTTCATCTTTACCGGACTGGCCGTGGCCGTGGCCTTCCATTGCTATCTGTTCAATATCGGCGGTGAAGGGCAGGCCTATGTCGGCGGTCTGGGGATCGGTCTGGTCTGCCTGTATCTGGGCGACCTGCCGTTCTGGATGATCCTGCCGCTCACGGTCCTTGGCGGCGCCCTGTTCGGCGCGGCGTGGGCTGCCATTCCGGCCTATCTCCAGGCTAAGCGCGGCTCGCATATCGTCATTACCACCATCATGTTCAACTTCATTGGCTCGTCGGTCATGACCTTCCTGCTGGTGGAATGGCTCAAGCGGCCCGGTTCGCAACTGCCGGAGACATCCCATTTTCCGGATCAGGCCTTCATGCCCAAGCTGTATGAGCTGGCCGGGAAGTTCGGCATCGAGATGGCCCGGTCACCGCTGAACCTGTCACTGATCATCGCTTTGCTCTGCTGCCTCGGTGTCTGGATATTCATCTGGCGCACCCGGTGGGGCTATGAGATGCGGGCAGTGGGCAAGAACCCGGATGCGGCCGTGTACGGCGGCATATCTCCGGCCAAGTCCATCATGATCGCCATGCTGGTTTCCGGCGCGCTTGCCGGATTGGTCGGGCTGAACGAGCTTATGGGTGTCCAGCATCGCGTGGTCATCAATTTCACCAACGGGTATGGATTCGTGGGCATCGCCATCGCCTTGATGGGCCGCAATCATCCGGTGGGCATCCTGCTTGCCTCGTTGCTCATGGGCGCGCTCTTTCAAGGGGGTGCGGAGGTGGCCTTTGAGATGCCCAACATCACCCGCGACATGATCTGGACCATACAGGGGTTCGTGATCCTGTTCACCGGCGCACTGGAGCATATGTACAGAGGCCGCTTGGAGAGCCTCTTCATCAGGGCGGAAAGGGAGGCAGCATGA
- a CDS encoding ABC transporter permease, with translation MTDIFTYFLLVADATVRMATPLILAALAGLCSERAAVIDIGLEGKMLGGAFVAGAVSYLTGSVWLGLVCAVVACLLLALLHGFACITHRGNQVVSGMAINIVVAGLAPTLGHAIFHINGDTPSLPMASRFMSITLPGAEMLHGVPVIGPIYYELISGHNLLTYVAFAMIPLVSWMLYKTRFGLRLRAVGENPEAVDTAGISVEWLRYRAVLIAGALCGLAGASLSTALGASFIRDMTAGKGYLALAAMIFGKWKPGLTVTACLLFAFCDALQARLQGVELPLVGEVPVQFIIMLPYVMTVILLAGFVGKVVAPKADGIPYVKER, from the coding sequence ATGACCGATATTTTCACCTATTTCCTCCTGGTGGCCGACGCCACCGTGCGCATGGCCACGCCGCTCATTCTGGCCGCATTGGCCGGGTTGTGTTCGGAACGGGCCGCGGTCATCGACATCGGTCTGGAAGGCAAGATGCTCGGCGGCGCGTTCGTGGCCGGTGCCGTGTCCTATCTGACCGGTTCGGTCTGGCTGGGTCTTGTCTGCGCCGTTGTCGCCTGCCTGCTGTTGGCGCTCCTGCACGGGTTTGCCTGCATCACCCACCGGGGCAATCAGGTGGTCTCGGGCATGGCCATCAATATAGTGGTCGCCGGACTGGCCCCGACCCTGGGGCACGCCATCTTCCATATCAACGGCGACACCCCTTCTCTGCCGATGGCTTCCCGGTTCATGTCCATTACGCTACCCGGAGCGGAGATGCTCCATGGCGTGCCGGTGATCGGTCCCATCTATTACGAGCTTATCAGTGGACACAATCTGTTGACCTACGTGGCCTTTGCCATGATTCCGCTTGTCTCCTGGATGCTCTACAAGACCCGTTTCGGTCTTCGGCTCCGGGCTGTGGGCGAGAACCCCGAGGCCGTGGATACCGCCGGTATTTCGGTGGAATGGCTGCGGTATCGGGCCGTGCTCATTGCGGGCGCATTGTGCGGTCTTGCCGGGGCGTCGCTGTCCACGGCACTGGGCGCGAGCTTTATCCGCGACATGACCGCCGGAAAGGGATATCTGGCCCTGGCAGCCATGATCTTCGGCAAATGGAAGCCCGGCCTGACCGTTACCGCCTGTCTGTTGTTCGCCTTCTGCGATGCGCTCCAGGCGCGGTTGCAGGGTGTGGAGCTTCCCTTGGTCGGCGAGGTCCCGGTGCAGTTCATCATCATGCTGCCCTATGTCATGACCGTGATCCTGCTGGCCGGTTTCGTGGGCAAGGTCGTGGCCCCCAAGGCCGATGGCATCCCGTATGTAAAGGAACGATAA
- a CDS encoding methyl-accepting chemotaxis protein, producing the protein MGIKLKLLLLVGLPVAAMVIIFGVGLTSFYVIDSDMTEVNALHLDRATMIDADRDAYQAQVGVMEVFEAHSREELKTAKETSDENLKQAWDRIVGPSSNFSEDMMGTLEEFKKGYLKWKESNTSVISLSNETLGANILRGQAEAAALASFDSMRDIINNLGEIIDKRLQDPNLGQAERMRMERALSKVLNADRDAYQAYVAQLLITNATDVEVVNSLAESFTENVGQTKDRVIGGAELVGYAAEGLSKDFSIQFSAWEEQSKKVVDLTRANFDKNLERVSQLEKSKSAFGAMRDKIDKLGVMEMARVEANLVRLDEVISTTIWIYILVTVAFVIISILITLVVASRIANAMKESADVATALSEGDFSVRLNIDRNDEIGQLGTAISAMIAKLSEVVYKVQEASGNVASSSEELASSSESLSQGATEQASAVEEVSSAMEEISASISQNTDGSSRTEGIARKTAGESKEGGEAVRQTVNSMSQIAEKISIIEEIARQTNLLALNAAIEAARAGEHGKGFAVVAAEVRKLAEKSGLAANEISELSSESVDVATKAGKLLDSIVPNIEQTAELVQEITAASNEQNSGAVEINRALQQLDSVVQANAGSSEEIASTAEQMSAQAVELEKAMSFFRLGNSSASASQMIVKEAPRAIEGTSQGSGIPIEMDDSFERF; encoded by the coding sequence ATGGGTATTAAATTGAAGTTGCTGCTCCTGGTTGGGTTACCTGTAGCTGCAATGGTTATTATTTTTGGAGTTGGCCTGACGAGTTTCTACGTCATTGATTCGGATATGACAGAGGTGAATGCTCTCCATCTGGATCGAGCCACCATGATTGATGCCGACCGGGATGCCTATCAGGCTCAGGTGGGCGTCATGGAAGTTTTCGAGGCTCATTCGCGAGAAGAGCTGAAAACGGCCAAAGAGACCAGTGACGAAAATCTGAAGCAGGCGTGGGACAGGATTGTTGGCCCTTCGAGCAATTTTTCTGAGGATATGATGGGGACGCTCGAGGAATTCAAGAAAGGCTACCTCAAATGGAAGGAAAGCAATACTTCCGTCATATCCCTCTCGAACGAGACTCTGGGCGCCAACATTCTCCGTGGTCAGGCTGAAGCAGCAGCGCTTGCCTCCTTTGATTCCATGCGTGATATCATCAACAATCTCGGCGAGATCATTGATAAGCGATTGCAGGACCCCAACCTGGGACAGGCTGAACGCATGCGGATGGAGAGAGCCCTTTCAAAGGTTCTCAATGCAGACCGTGACGCGTATCAGGCGTATGTTGCGCAACTTTTGATCACAAATGCGACTGATGTAGAGGTCGTGAACTCCTTGGCAGAGTCCTTCACCGAGAACGTTGGACAAACCAAAGACCGAGTCATTGGAGGAGCAGAGCTCGTAGGGTATGCGGCCGAAGGACTGAGCAAGGACTTTTCCATTCAATTCTCTGCATGGGAAGAGCAGAGCAAGAAAGTTGTCGACCTGACGCGAGCCAATTTCGACAAAAATCTGGAAAGAGTCTCGCAATTGGAGAAAAGCAAAAGTGCTTTTGGTGCGATGCGTGACAAGATCGACAAACTTGGTGTTATGGAAATGGCCAGAGTGGAAGCCAACCTTGTCCGTTTGGATGAGGTGATAAGCACAACTATTTGGATATATATCCTTGTGACAGTTGCTTTTGTCATAATATCCATCTTGATTACGTTGGTTGTTGCCTCCCGTATTGCAAATGCGATGAAGGAAAGCGCTGATGTGGCGACTGCCTTGTCCGAGGGAGACTTTTCGGTCAGGTTGAATATCGATCGCAATGATGAAATCGGTCAGTTGGGCACTGCCATATCGGCCATGATCGCCAAGTTGAGCGAGGTCGTCTATAAGGTTCAGGAGGCTTCGGGCAATGTCGCGTCAAGCAGTGAGGAGCTGGCGAGTTCTTCTGAGAGTCTGAGTCAGGGAGCCACGGAGCAGGCCTCGGCAGTGGAGGAGGTCTCCTCTGCCATGGAAGAGATATCTGCAAGTATCAGCCAGAACACGGACGGCTCCAGCAGGACTGAAGGCATTGCCCGCAAGACCGCAGGGGAAAGCAAGGAGGGTGGCGAGGCAGTTCGTCAAACCGTCAACTCCATGAGCCAGATTGCCGAAAAAATATCCATCATTGAGGAAATCGCACGACAGACCAACCTGCTGGCGTTGAATGCCGCCATTGAGGCAGCACGCGCCGGAGAGCACGGCAAGGGATTTGCGGTCGTGGCTGCGGAAGTACGCAAGCTTGCCGAGAAGTCCGGGCTGGCAGCCAATGAAATCAGTGAGCTTTCCAGTGAATCGGTGGATGTTGCCACCAAGGCGGGCAAGCTGCTTGATTCCATTGTCCCGAATATCGAACAAACCGCTGAACTGGTTCAGGAAATAACCGCAGCAAGCAATGAACAAAACTCGGGTGCAGTAGAGATCAATCGGGCATTGCAACAGTTGGACAGCGTGGTCCAGGCCAATGCTGGCTCGTCCGAAGAAATTGCTTCTACCGCAGAACAGATGTCGGCGCAGGCAGTAGAACTTGAGAAAGCCATGTCGTTCTTCCGCCTGGGGAATTCAAGTGCTTCGGCCAGTCAAATGATCGTGAAGGAAGCGCCTCGGGCCATTGAAGGGACGTCCCAGGGCAGTGGTATCCCCATTGAAATGGATGACAGCTTTGAGCGATTCTAA
- a CDS encoding ABC transporter ATP-binding protein codes for MADHATHDGKAAGGSPPAVELIDLNKFFGPVHANRDVCMAVAPGTIHGIVGENGAGKSTMMGMLYGFYQASSGRIRIHGREVKITSPSHAIRQGIGMVHQHFMLVEPFTVLENVILGAEEGKLIKTSLAHARTELERLAREYGLEVDLDARVGDLSVGLQQRVEILKALYRGAEILILDEPTGVLTPQEADQLFRMLDTLRSQGRTVILITHKLREIMAITDTVSIMRRGTMVAHRRTAETSKEELAELMVGRKVLLQVDKGEAAPGERILDVNGVSYSDQTGALRLNDISFSLRRGEILGIAGVSGNGQSELLEVLSGVSRVSGGTISYLGSVIAGPGKHTNPLGMHELGVGHVAEDRHHTGMVMDFTAAENIILGYHNGPDINGPVLMDLKKVDALCAEYMDKFDVRPRNPRQAATGFSGGNQQKIVLAREIERDPELLLVGQPTRGVDIGAIEFIHKRIIELRDQGKGVLLVSVELDEILSLADRILVLFEGCIVGELTAEEADECTLGLMMAGIDPASEAAQPKGEVA; via the coding sequence ATGGCCGACCATGCCACACATGACGGCAAGGCGGCGGGAGGCTCTCCTCCCGCCGTCGAGTTGATCGACCTCAATAAATTTTTTGGTCCTGTCCACGCCAACCGGGACGTGTGCATGGCTGTTGCGCCCGGCACCATCCACGGAATCGTGGGAGAAAACGGTGCGGGCAAGTCCACCATGATGGGCATGCTCTATGGCTTTTATCAGGCCAGCTCGGGGCGTATCAGGATCCATGGCCGCGAAGTGAAGATCACCAGCCCGTCCCACGCCATCAGGCAGGGCATCGGCATGGTGCATCAGCATTTCATGCTGGTGGAGCCCTTTACCGTGCTCGAAAACGTCATTCTCGGCGCGGAAGAGGGGAAGCTCATCAAGACCTCTCTGGCCCATGCACGAACCGAGTTGGAGCGGCTGGCCCGGGAGTATGGTCTGGAGGTCGACCTCGATGCACGCGTCGGCGACCTGTCCGTGGGATTGCAGCAGCGGGTGGAAATCCTCAAGGCGCTCTATCGCGGTGCCGAAATCCTGATTCTGGACGAGCCGACCGGTGTACTCACGCCCCAGGAAGCGGACCAGCTGTTCCGCATGCTCGATACCCTGCGTTCTCAGGGCCGCACGGTCATTCTCATCACCCACAAGCTGCGCGAGATCATGGCGATCACCGACACGGTGTCCATCATGCGGCGCGGCACCATGGTGGCCCATCGCCGGACCGCGGAAACGAGCAAGGAAGAGTTGGCCGAACTCATGGTTGGGCGCAAGGTCCTGCTTCAGGTGGACAAGGGTGAGGCCGCGCCGGGAGAGCGTATTCTGGACGTGAACGGCGTGAGCTACAGCGACCAGACCGGCGCTCTCCGGCTCAATGATATTTCCTTTTCCCTGCGGCGGGGCGAAATCCTCGGCATCGCGGGCGTGTCCGGCAACGGGCAGTCCGAGTTGCTGGAAGTTCTGTCCGGCGTGTCCCGGGTCTCCGGCGGCACCATCAGTTATCTCGGTTCGGTCATTGCCGGTCCCGGCAAACATACCAATCCGCTCGGCATGCATGAGCTGGGAGTGGGACATGTGGCCGAGGACCGTCATCACACCGGGATGGTCATGGATTTCACCGCGGCCGAGAATATCATTCTTGGCTACCATAACGGCCCGGACATCAACGGGCCGGTGCTCATGGACCTGAAGAAAGTGGACGCGCTTTGTGCCGAGTACATGGACAAATTCGATGTGCGGCCACGCAACCCCAGGCAGGCGGCCACCGGTTTTTCCGGGGGCAACCAGCAGAAGATCGTCCTGGCCCGCGAGATTGAACGGGACCCGGAGCTACTGCTGGTGGGCCAGCCCACGCGCGGGGTGGATATCGGGGCCATCGAGTTCATTCACAAGCGGATCATCGAGCTGCGCGATCAGGGCAAGGGCGTGCTCCTGGTGTCGGTGGAGCTGGATGAAATCCTGTCGCTGGCCGACCGTATTTTGGTCCTGTTCGAAGGGTGCATCGTGGGCGAACTGACTGCCGAGGAAGCTGACGAGTGTACGCTCGGGCTGATGATGGCGGGTATTGATCCCGCGTCGGAAGCCGCACAGCCCAAAGGGGAGGTGGCCTAG
- the deoC gene encoding deoxyribose-phosphate aldolase, giving the protein MNEQLKQLVAEAEKVCANEEYALRTLASMDLTSLGEDDTDERIKALCVRAVCPAGHVAAVCVYDRFVPLCLAELEGTGVQVATVCNFPHGGPDAAKAVAEAGEQVKAGANEVDVVLPYKRYKSGDKDTAIALVQQVRVVCGEEVKLKVILETSQLQSLRVTEAASRDAILAGADFIKTSTGKVPGGATLDVAAVMLSVISEMQPKTNRVLGFKPSGGLKTVSDAAGFLYLADRIMGQGWATPRTMRFGASGLLNDVLAELRLTGETAEQSEY; this is encoded by the coding sequence ATGAATGAACAATTGAAACAACTGGTGGCCGAGGCTGAAAAGGTTTGTGCCAATGAGGAATATGCCCTGCGGACCCTTGCTTCCATGGACCTGACCAGTCTGGGAGAGGACGACACTGACGAGCGCATTAAAGCGCTGTGCGTCCGTGCGGTCTGCCCGGCAGGGCATGTGGCCGCGGTCTGTGTGTATGACCGGTTCGTGCCTCTCTGCCTCGCGGAGCTGGAAGGGACCGGCGTGCAGGTGGCCACGGTCTGCAATTTTCCCCACGGCGGGCCGGACGCGGCAAAGGCTGTGGCCGAAGCCGGAGAGCAGGTCAAGGCCGGTGCCAACGAGGTGGATGTGGTCCTGCCATACAAGCGGTACAAATCGGGAGACAAGGACACGGCCATTGCGCTGGTGCAGCAGGTTCGCGTGGTCTGCGGCGAGGAGGTCAAGCTCAAGGTCATCCTTGAGACGAGCCAGCTCCAGTCACTGCGTGTTACCGAAGCGGCCAGCCGGGACGCCATCCTGGCCGGGGCTGATTTTATCAAGACGTCCACCGGCAAGGTGCCGGGCGGCGCGACTCTGGACGTGGCAGCCGTCATGCTCTCGGTCATCAGTGAGATGCAGCCCAAGACCAACAGGGTCCTTGGGTTCAAGCCGTCCGGCGGTCTCAAGACCGTGTCGGATGCCGCAGGATTTCTGTATCTCGCGGACAGGATCATGGGCCAAGGATGGGCCACGCCCCGGACCATGCGTTTCGGAGCGAGCGGACTGCTCAATGACGTGCTGGCCGAGCTGCGGCTTACCGGTGAGACAGCGGAACAATCCGAGTATTAG
- a CDS encoding ABC transporter substrate-binding protein — protein MLNAGPINRFLVAVTLVIGVLASVSAYAEQARILIVHSYHEDLPWAEQCNDGMMSVFADTHRLKHVYLDTKRLPASQFPDQVQKAMGTFHQFQPDVVMLGDDNALRLLGPTISEIGTPIVYFGINNNPRNYFEVMPKNVIGIIERVPLFPWVRHLRLIAPEAKNIHVIMDDSHTSKAIVKVTFADRKSIIFDNSTIRYTIIASWSEWQRTVLEAGPDDIFIMPTFHALKNDAGENIPNDTVAYWTSTNSPVPIFTLQDYAVGDTGAVGAFTLHGMEHGRIAALLVNGILEGKDFPELSLLAKQKGTFYFNKKQLQRFGLTLPRHIEMQTIYR, from the coding sequence TTGTTGAATGCAGGGCCGATAAATCGGTTTCTGGTTGCAGTCACTCTTGTGATCGGGGTGCTTGCCAGCGTATCCGCATACGCTGAACAGGCAAGGATTCTCATCGTACACAGCTATCATGAAGATCTACCCTGGGCCGAGCAATGCAATGATGGAATGATGAGTGTATTCGCGGACACCCACAGGCTGAAGCATGTCTATCTTGACACCAAACGGCTTCCCGCGTCGCAATTCCCGGATCAGGTGCAAAAAGCGATGGGCACTTTTCACCAGTTCCAGCCTGATGTGGTCATGCTCGGTGACGACAACGCCCTGCGCCTGCTCGGCCCGACGATCAGTGAAATCGGCACGCCCATCGTGTACTTCGGCATCAACAACAATCCGCGCAACTATTTCGAAGTCATGCCGAAAAATGTCATTGGCATCATTGAGCGCGTCCCCCTGTTTCCCTGGGTGCGTCATCTCAGGCTGATCGCCCCTGAAGCCAAGAACATTCACGTGATCATGGACGACAGCCATACTTCCAAAGCGATCGTCAAGGTCACCTTTGCAGACAGAAAAAGCATTATATTTGACAACAGCACGATCCGGTACACGATCATTGCAAGTTGGTCCGAGTGGCAACGCACTGTGCTGGAGGCGGGACCGGACGACATCTTCATAATGCCCACATTCCATGCCTTAAAGAACGACGCAGGCGAAAACATCCCCAATGATACCGTGGCTTACTGGACTTCAACGAACAGCCCGGTGCCGATCTTCACCCTCCAGGATTATGCGGTGGGCGATACCGGCGCAGTCGGAGCCTTCACCCTCCACGGAATGGAGCACGGACGCATCGCCGCTCTGCTGGTCAACGGTATTCTTGAAGGAAAGGACTTCCCTGAATTGTCACTACTGGCTAAGCAAAAAGGGACGTTTTACTTCAACAAGAAACAACTTCAGCGCTTTGGTCTGACGCTCCCCCGTCACATCGAAATGCAAACCATTTATCGCTGA
- a CDS encoding cytidine deaminase has protein sequence MIDIQELIRLATEARNTAHVPYSNHPVGAAIVTDSGNIFTGCNVENAAYPLGSCAEQSAISAMVRGGEKTISVIVVVGPTLEPCTPCGGCRQRIREFSTPQTIIHACNEQEVLLTMTMDELLPQSFGPENLKKI, from the coding sequence ATGATTGATATACAGGAACTCATACGCTTGGCCACCGAGGCGCGAAACACGGCCCATGTGCCGTACTCCAATCATCCGGTGGGCGCGGCCATCGTCACGGACAGCGGCAACATCTTTACCGGGTGCAATGTGGAAAACGCGGCGTATCCCCTTGGCAGTTGTGCGGAACAGTCGGCCATCTCCGCCATGGTGCGCGGGGGCGAAAAGACCATCTCCGTCATTGTGGTGGTCGGCCCTACCCTTGAGCCGTGTACTCCGTGCGGCGGATGCCGTCAGCGCATTCGCGAGTTCAGCACCCCGCAGACGATCATCCACGCCTGTAATGAGCAGGAAGTGCTTTTGACCATGACCATGGACGAACTGCTGCCCCAGTCGTTCGGCCCTGAAAACCTGAAAAAAATATAG
- a CDS encoding BMP family lipoprotein, with protein MSRKFTLILVVALVLALCAGNALAFKPAVIYDMGGKFDKSFNQSAHMGAEMFTKDTGVAYRDFEPTNESQYEQAMRRFATRGSDLIVVIGFSYASALEKIAPEFPDTRFVIVDMVVDQPNVQSVVFKEHEGSFLVGMLAAMKSETGKVGFVGGMDVPLIRKFALGYKEGAQYVNPKVEIFQNMTGTTPAAWGDPIKAGELARSQFDRGADVIFTAAGGSGMGVLQAAADLKRFSIGVDSNQNYIHPGSVLTSMVKRVDLAVAEAMKSAMDGTWKAGVKELGLAEGGVDYALDKYNKDLITDEMKARVEAAKADIISGKIKVTNYFDIMDK; from the coding sequence ATGTCCCGCAAATTTACCCTGATACTCGTCGTTGCCTTGGTTCTGGCACTCTGTGCCGGCAACGCCCTGGCATTCAAGCCCGCCGTTATTTACGACATGGGCGGCAAGTTCGATAAATCTTTCAACCAGTCAGCCCATATGGGCGCAGAGATGTTTACCAAGGACACCGGTGTCGCCTACCGGGACTTCGAGCCCACCAACGAATCCCAGTACGAGCAGGCCATGCGTCGCTTCGCAACCCGCGGCAGCGACCTGATCGTGGTCATCGGCTTCTCCTATGCGTCCGCTCTGGAGAAAATCGCTCCCGAATTTCCTGACACCAGGTTCGTCATCGTCGACATGGTGGTCGATCAGCCCAACGTCCAGTCTGTCGTGTTCAAGGAGCATGAAGGTTCCTTCCTGGTCGGCATGCTGGCAGCCATGAAGTCCGAAACCGGCAAGGTCGGTTTTGTCGGCGGCATGGATGTCCCGCTCATTCGCAAGTTCGCCCTTGGCTACAAAGAGGGTGCCCAATACGTGAACCCCAAGGTGGAGATTTTCCAGAACATGACCGGAACCACTCCGGCCGCCTGGGGCGACCCCATCAAGGCCGGTGAGCTGGCCCGCTCCCAGTTTGATCGCGGTGCGGACGTCATCTTCACCGCAGCAGGCGGCTCCGGCATGGGCGTGCTCCAGGCCGCTGCCGATCTGAAGCGCTTCTCCATCGGCGTTGACTCCAACCAGAACTACATCCACCCCGGTAGCGTGTTGACCTCCATGGTCAAGCGCGTTGATCTGGCCGTGGCCGAAGCCATGAAGTCCGCCATGGACGGCACCTGGAAGGCCGGCGTCAAAGAGCTTGGGCTGGCCGAAGGCGGCGTGGATTATGCGCTGGACAAATACAACAAGGATCTCATTACGGACGAGATGAAAGCCAGGGTGGAAGCAGCCAAGGCCGACATCATCTCCGGCAAGATCAAGGTTACCAACTACTTCGACATCATGGACAAGTAG
- a CDS encoding cystathionine gamma-synthase family protein: MDKTNTYAMGTQTVRAGEEALFADNATQVPVVHSVSFGYDDMNEWLEVSQGKRPGHIYTRNTNPTVDVFEEKVRVLEQGEAATSASSGMGIISNALFALLAPGDRVVSVKDTYGGTNRLFSEFLPRQKVEVCLCDTVDFEAVEAEVAKGCDVLYLETPTNPTIKILDLERLASAGKAVGAVVMVDNTFATPINQNPLLLGADLVLHSATKFLGGHADALGGVAVGSKELISTINSYREIVGNVLDPMAAYLLLRGMKTLSLRIERQNANAMEIARFLEGHPGVVQVNYPGLTSHPGHDIARKQMRGFGGVLSFVARGNTYEDACHVLSRLKLARRAANLGAVESIAGTPATTSHVECTPEERQAMGIPESLIRFSTGIEDVEDLKADLDQALR; the protein is encoded by the coding sequence ATGGATAAAACCAACACATATGCCATGGGGACCCAGACTGTCCGGGCCGGAGAAGAAGCATTGTTTGCCGACAACGCGACCCAAGTGCCCGTGGTTCACAGCGTGTCCTTCGGTTATGACGACATGAACGAGTGGTTGGAGGTATCCCAGGGCAAACGCCCCGGACATATTTACACCCGCAACACCAACCCGACCGTGGATGTGTTCGAAGAAAAGGTGCGCGTCCTTGAACAGGGCGAGGCCGCAACCAGCGCCTCATCCGGCATGGGCATCATATCCAATGCGCTTTTCGCCCTGTTGGCCCCCGGAGACCGGGTGGTCTCGGTCAAGGACACCTATGGCGGCACCAACCGCCTCTTCTCCGAGTTCCTGCCGAGGCAAAAGGTTGAGGTCTGCCTGTGTGACACCGTGGACTTCGAAGCGGTCGAAGCCGAGGTCGCCAAAGGATGCGACGTGCTCTATCTGGAGACCCCCACCAATCCGACCATCAAGATTCTCGATCTGGAACGGCTTGCCAGTGCCGGCAAGGCCGTTGGCGCCGTGGTCATGGTGGACAACACCTTTGCCACACCCATAAACCAGAACCCGCTGCTGCTGGGTGCGGACCTGGTTCTGCACAGCGCCACGAAATTTCTGGGCGGCCATGCGGACGCGCTGGGCGGCGTGGCCGTGGGCAGCAAAGAATTGATTTCCACCATAAACAGCTACCGGGAAATCGTCGGCAACGTGCTGGACCCCATGGCCGCCTATCTGCTGCTCAGGGGCATGAAGACACTGAGCCTGCGTATCGAAAGACAAAACGCCAACGCCATGGAGATAGCGCGCTTTCTAGAAGGCCATCCCGGCGTGGTGCAGGTCAATTACCCCGGCCTCACATCGCACCCCGGACACGACATCGCCCGCAAACAGATGCGCGGCTTCGGCGGCGTGCTCAGCTTTGTGGCCAGGGGCAATACCTATGAAGACGCCTGCCATGTTCTGTCTCGACTCAAGCTGGCCCGTCGCGCCGCCAATCTGGGAGCGGTGGAGAGCATCGCCGGTACCCCCGCCACCACGAGCCATGTGGAATGCACGCCGGAAGAACGGCAGGCCATGGGCATCCCCGAGAGCCTTATCCGCTTTTCCACGGGCATCGAAGACGTGGAGGATTTGAAGGCGGATCTGGACCAGGCCCTGCGATAG